From a single Lolium rigidum isolate FL_2022 chromosome 7, APGP_CSIRO_Lrig_0.1, whole genome shotgun sequence genomic region:
- the LOC124674003 gene encoding pyrrolidone-carboxylate peptidase-like, producing MGSEGPSIVTVHITGFKKFHGVAENPTEKIVSSLRSFIEERGLPKNLVLGSCEILETAGQGALGALYKVLESATGDRENGSSAQGQIIWVHFGVNSGASRFALENQAVNEATFRCPDELGWKPQRVPIVPSDGSISRIRETTLPVKELTKSLRKTGYDVMLSDDAGRFVCNYVYYHSLRFAEEHGIKSLFVHVPLFSTVDELVQMHFASSILEALACLN from the exons ATGGGATCCGAAGGACCTTCAATCGTAACCGTCCACATTACTGGATTTAAGAAGTTTCATGGAGTTGCGGAGAACCCGACTGAGAAAATCGTGAGCAGTCTTAGATCATTCATTGAAGAGAGAGGGCTGCCAAAAAATCTTGTGCTTGGAAGCTGCGAAATTCTCGAAACTGCAGGGCAGGGGGCACTTGGAGCACTGTACAAAGTTTTAGAATCTGCCACTGGAGACAGAGAGAACGGGTCATCAGCTCAGGGGCAAATAATATGG GTTCACTTTGGAGTCAACAGTGGTGCATCGCGGTTTGCTCTTGAGAACCAAGCCGTTAATGAGGCCACCTTTCGTTGCCCTGATGAGCTAGGGTGGAAACCTCAG AGAGTCCCTATTGTGCCATCTGATGGAAGCATCTCACGGATAAGAGAG ACTACTCTTCCGGTGAAAGAATTAACCAAGTCACTCCGGAAGACAGGCTACGACGTGATGCTTTCTGATGACGCTGGGCGTTTCGTATGCAACTATGTGTACTACCACTCTCTCCGGTTTGCAGAGGAGCATGGTATCAAGTCTCTGTTTGTACATGTGCCCCTCTTCTCGACAGTCGACGAGTTGGTCCAGATGCATTTCGCTAGTTCCATCCTTGAAGCTCTGGCTTGCTTGAACTAG